A single genomic interval of Halococcus sediminicola harbors:
- a CDS encoding ATP-binding protein, producing the protein MSDYFNLRSLKQGRLLEQNLRDQIQLHDRLQELEDGSVEAEKLQEQLTKLQRQKLEYLQHPFQPINIQGADNSIELGQTENGEPYRIPLDQLTKHSLTVGETGAGKTNLNYLILQQLNQQGIPFWVFDVDPEYHSLLADDRFEDVLVIPWRHLKINPLYPPEGIRPSRWIQEFADLFGESQALISSRNLVYRVLSDCYSAQRMNPDPQKVPDLEILEQQIREYSPRDHVERGYRSRVRDRLETINEATGPLFDCRRGIPIRELVNRNVVFQFDGLLDDAQRLVMETLLYKLHLYRHQQPVTSQLRHVTIIDEAYDMFPEEKEDNKKGQPRINVILKRTRKRGNGILAADQEATKLMESLKANTATKILLPSTDEQQFESMSRSIGLDTEQKEWCRNQLETGTALVYNRATGLAPVDIPLVKPSEGEEVNIPAEMGGEWSELKKSVVSD; encoded by the coding sequence TTGAGCGATTATTTTAATCTCCGCAGTCTCAAGCAGGGCCGACTACTCGAACAGAACTTACGCGACCAAATACAGCTACACGACCGACTCCAGGAACTCGAAGACGGCTCCGTAGAAGCAGAGAAACTCCAAGAACAACTCACGAAACTCCAACGCCAGAAGCTCGAATATCTACAGCATCCGTTTCAACCGATCAACATTCAAGGTGCGGACAACAGCATCGAACTCGGACAAACAGAGAACGGAGAACCGTATCGTATACCGCTCGATCAATTGACGAAGCACTCTCTGACGGTAGGGGAGACTGGAGCAGGAAAAACGAATCTCAACTACCTGATTCTACAGCAGCTGAATCAACAAGGCATCCCGTTCTGGGTGTTCGACGTTGATCCTGAATACCACTCGCTACTCGCTGACGACCGTTTCGAAGACGTGCTGGTCATACCTTGGCGACACCTCAAAATCAATCCGCTATACCCGCCAGAGGGCATTCGACCCAGCCGTTGGATTCAAGAGTTCGCGGACCTCTTCGGCGAAAGCCAGGCACTCATCTCCTCACGAAACCTCGTCTACCGCGTTCTCTCCGACTGTTATAGCGCTCAACGCATGAATCCAGATCCACAGAAAGTACCGGACCTCGAAATACTGGAACAGCAAATACGCGAGTACAGCCCGCGCGATCACGTTGAACGCGGATACCGCTCACGAGTACGCGACCGCTTAGAGACGATCAACGAGGCCACCGGCCCGCTATTCGATTGCCGACGCGGAATACCCATCCGAGAGCTGGTGAACCGTAACGTCGTCTTCCAGTTCGACGGGCTGTTGGATGACGCACAACGACTCGTAATGGAAACACTGCTCTACAAGCTCCACCTGTACCGGCATCAGCAACCAGTGACAAGCCAGCTACGGCACGTTACCATTATCGACGAAGCATACGACATGTTCCCCGAAGAGAAAGAAGACAACAAGAAGGGGCAGCCAAGAATTAACGTCATCCTGAAGCGGACCCGAAAGCGAGGGAACGGCATACTCGCCGCTGACCAGGAGGCCACCAAGCTGATGGAATCTCTGAAGGCCAACACCGCCACGAAGATCCTGCTCCCATCCACTGACGAACAACAATTCGAAAGCATGTCACGCAGCATCGGGCTGGACACAGAGCAAAAGGAATGGTGTCGGAACCAGTTAGAGACGGGGACGGCACTTGTCTACAACCGTGCTACCGGACTCGCACCTGTTGACATACCTCTGGTCAAGCCCAGCGAGGGAGAAGAGGTCAACATCCCAGCAGAGATGGGTGGCGAATGGAGCGAGCTGAAGAAAAGCGTCGTATCGGATTAG
- a CDS encoding helix-turn-helix domain-containing protein, with the protein MSEYDSRPDQQAADDAIMDLLLNEKPAKILRTLREPSKDNYGQAIAYKINSTYSHTLKLLKRFEEHDVVESDTDGRKKIYELTEDGQELADAAEQLLAKTQNREPVQYDDPLVEAESSVI; encoded by the coding sequence ATGTCCGAATATGATTCCAGACCAGACCAACAAGCAGCAGATGACGCAATAATGGATCTACTGCTCAATGAAAAACCAGCTAAAATCCTAAGGACGCTACGCGAACCCAGTAAGGACAACTACGGCCAAGCCATCGCGTATAAGATCAACTCGACGTATAGCCATACGCTGAAGCTGCTGAAACGGTTCGAAGAGCACGACGTAGTCGAGTCCGATACTGATGGAAGAAAGAAGATCTACGAACTAACGGAAGACGGGCAAGAACTCGCCGACGCCGCAGAACAGCTCCTCGCCAAAACACAGAACCGAGAACCAGTACAGTACGATGACCCACTCGTAGAAGCCGAATCCTCCGTCATATAA
- a CDS encoding Eco57I restriction-modification methylase domain-containing protein, whose protein sequence is MTLNSFKRSPLTGDKPLVVGRIIALGTIKGTMPPLLVDVAMSGLSSLDLSDAEQDFIQNTLNEYAAIYREIDFEDRAESDVVPRLINHLFIDVLGHSESDYEQENDWNDIIIRDDDGNAVIVVEAKRRSVDVENGIDQGFEYAGDRGYVEYFVSTNIDEFLLYKTCSEDHPDAKSHDGYTARKIAEVNFEGMVNADSGRALLSAVDIEGYQDLLELNKLRREEVAKLSKFNEFDIPSTQIQSVGSDEGFNNLLDALQKCINEYFMVYTLKRFDEYQRLYSEVKKERDQLQSELVTVRDSGGEDTEEEAEIRRQLSEVEERLEPYRRFHDDYEVWKQLSNRVGENEDENKRVFCRESVYTQINKILFIRIAEDKGLLNQMVSDGGVREFFDFWENYAKYTGSAKDYRDLFDAACDEMMELYEHLYSGSIFDWELRDGSALNEIFQKTFWHLNHYDFSGVDRDVLGHLYERHLPKEERQRLGEFYTPTEVVNFILDRLEYTPDQPIEHKDILDPATGSGTFLVQAANRLVERLDRKGVPPKRALEIVQDRLHGLDLNPFAVNIAQINLVFQIIDLYREVKEQDPDYTIQNFKIYQTDSLKRGVDSKLSGFYSDTIARKYQEDKEKADAIKNGEYDIVVGNPPYVYYNDIPKGQRDSYNDAFPNAAHRQYDILILFIDSVRDWLKPGGKVSYITSNKFTGAQYGEKLRKTMPRYVFVDEFVDFADAGVFEDAVNYPCVFVMQRKTDEEERNTEEYSFPFVEVKEGMDDVSDLLSHIKSNIGEEHEDEFVNAFPVSSNSLDEQSWKFIPDDDSRILEQINSDVSHNRTFDDVCKRIETGLQPGYNPAYLVTDEEVKEKDLEEEIIYPVLEGEEIRRWRDPIHSKKVIYAHNDLDIDRFPNIKEHLSEYREDLEKRTTIDSWWELRRARPGAITDERKIITPDIAYYSNFTFVSGRTHLLNTIYYAVPDEMDDYSFLVGIGNSIVMQFYMRMEAPTYRGSYLRYYGNVWGSLPLPRDSELEESISSKTEEIVNFIEDLKDSDQILQNPAHIYEEFSVDSFQLPEHPAVESYDLKNVEVEDAVVDGNRVTFQNLSSEIRFFDENEDYQALLMEILEMKNLELADEIKKIRLPSDKSMVPELLDRLRTVRDELEEAGEEMQELQDELDELVLDLYGFEDEERELIRERTDTPSNPLDTRMVITE, encoded by the coding sequence ATGACCCTTAACTCTTTTAAAAGGTCACCACTGACCGGTGACAAACCACTGGTAGTTGGGCGCATCATTGCACTCGGGACCATCAAAGGAACTATGCCGCCGCTGTTGGTGGATGTGGCTATGTCCGGATTGAGTTCGCTGGATCTCTCTGATGCCGAGCAAGACTTCATCCAGAACACTCTGAATGAGTACGCTGCGATCTACCGCGAAATCGACTTCGAGGATAGAGCGGAATCAGATGTTGTACCGCGGCTCATCAACCACCTATTCATCGACGTACTCGGTCACAGCGAGAGCGACTACGAGCAGGAAAACGACTGGAACGACATCATCATTAGAGATGACGATGGGAATGCGGTGATCGTGGTTGAGGCAAAGCGCCGCTCCGTCGACGTAGAAAACGGGATTGACCAAGGATTCGAGTATGCTGGTGACAGAGGCTATGTGGAGTATTTCGTCTCAACTAATATTGATGAGTTCCTTTTGTACAAGACCTGTAGCGAAGATCATCCTGATGCGAAGAGTCACGATGGTTACACCGCTCGGAAGATAGCGGAGGTCAACTTCGAAGGAATGGTTAACGCTGATAGTGGGCGTGCCCTTCTCAGCGCGGTCGATATCGAGGGGTACCAGGATCTATTGGAGTTGAATAAGTTGAGGCGTGAGGAGGTCGCTAAGCTCAGTAAGTTCAACGAGTTTGATATTCCGTCTACTCAGATCCAGAGTGTGGGTTCGGATGAGGGATTCAACAATCTGCTGGATGCTCTTCAGAAGTGTATCAACGAGTATTTCATGGTCTATACGTTGAAGCGGTTCGACGAATATCAGCGCCTGTATTCTGAGGTTAAGAAAGAAAGAGATCAACTACAGTCGGAGCTTGTGACGGTACGGGATAGTGGTGGTGAGGATACGGAGGAGGAGGCGGAGATCCGTCGGCAGCTTTCCGAGGTTGAGGAAAGGTTGGAGCCGTACCGGCGGTTTCACGATGATTACGAGGTCTGGAAGCAGCTGTCGAATCGGGTGGGCGAGAACGAAGATGAGAATAAGCGTGTCTTCTGCCGTGAGTCGGTCTATACACAGATCAATAAGATTCTGTTTATCCGGATAGCTGAGGATAAGGGGTTGTTGAATCAGATGGTGAGTGACGGCGGTGTGAGGGAGTTCTTCGATTTCTGGGAGAATTACGCCAAGTATACTGGTTCGGCGAAGGATTATCGGGACTTGTTCGATGCGGCGTGTGATGAGATGATGGAGCTGTATGAGCACCTGTATTCTGGCAGTATCTTTGATTGGGAGCTACGGGATGGTTCCGCGCTCAATGAGATCTTCCAGAAGACGTTCTGGCATCTGAATCATTACGATTTCTCAGGTGTTGACCGGGATGTTCTCGGTCATCTGTATGAACGGCATTTGCCGAAGGAGGAGCGTCAGCGACTGGGTGAGTTCTATACGCCGACAGAAGTGGTCAACTTCATTCTGGACCGCTTAGAGTACACTCCGGATCAGCCGATTGAGCATAAAGATATTCTTGATCCGGCGACTGGTTCAGGGACGTTTCTGGTTCAGGCTGCTAATCGGTTGGTTGAGCGGCTTGATCGGAAGGGTGTGCCGCCGAAGCGTGCTTTAGAGATCGTTCAGGACCGGCTTCATGGCCTTGATTTGAATCCGTTCGCTGTCAATATCGCGCAGATCAACCTTGTCTTCCAGATTATCGATCTGTACCGAGAGGTGAAGGAGCAAGATCCGGATTACACGATTCAGAATTTCAAGATCTATCAGACGGATTCGTTGAAGCGAGGTGTTGATTCGAAGCTGTCCGGGTTTTACTCGGATACGATTGCGAGGAAGTACCAGGAGGATAAGGAGAAGGCGGATGCGATCAAAAACGGTGAATATGATATTGTCGTCGGAAACCCTCCGTACGTCTATTACAATGACATTCCGAAGGGTCAGCGCGACTCTTATAACGATGCTTTCCCGAATGCAGCTCACCGTCAGTATGACATCTTGATCTTGTTCATCGATAGTGTTCGAGACTGGTTGAAACCCGGTGGTAAGGTCAGTTATATTACTTCTAACAAATTCACAGGTGCTCAGTATGGTGAGAAGCTTCGGAAGACCATGCCTCGCTATGTATTTGTTGACGAATTCGTTGATTTCGCGGATGCTGGAGTGTTCGAGGACGCGGTTAATTATCCATGTGTGTTTGTGATGCAGAGGAAAACTGACGAGGAAGAGAGGAATACAGAGGAATATAGTTTCCCGTTTGTGGAAGTCAAGGAGGGAATGGATGATGTTTCTGACCTTCTTTCACACATCAAGTCAAATATCGGGGAGGAGCATGAAGATGAGTTTGTTAATGCTTTCCCTGTCTCTTCAAATAGTCTGGATGAACAATCTTGGAAATTCATCCCAGATGACGATAGTAGGATACTAGAACAGATCAATAGCGACGTTTCGCATAATCGTACGTTTGATGACGTTTGTAAGCGTATTGAAACCGGGTTGCAACCAGGATACAATCCTGCCTATCTTGTGACTGATGAAGAAGTCAAGGAAAAGGATCTGGAGGAAGAGATTATCTATCCAGTGCTTGAGGGAGAAGAGATTAGACGCTGGAGAGACCCTATTCATTCTAAGAAGGTTATATACGCTCACAACGATTTGGACATAGATAGATTTCCGAACATCAAGGAGCATCTTAGTGAGTACAGAGAGGATTTAGAGAAACGAACTACAATTGATTCCTGGTGGGAACTTCGGCGTGCCCGTCCGGGAGCTATAACGGATGAGCGGAAAATCATCACTCCGGATATCGCCTACTACAGCAATTTTACATTTGTCAGTGGTAGGACTCATCTTCTGAACACGATTTATTATGCCGTGCCTGATGAAATGGATGATTACTCGTTCTTAGTTGGCATTGGGAACAGCATTGTAATGCAGTTCTATATGCGAATGGAAGCACCGACATACCGCGGTTCTTATCTCCGATATTATGGCAATGTGTGGGGTTCGCTTCCACTTCCAAGAGACTCCGAGCTAGAGGAATCAATATCATCGAAAACAGAGGAGATTGTCAACTTTATTGAGGATTTGAAAGATAGCGATCAGATACTCCAGAATCCAGCTCATATCTATGAGGAGTTCAGTGTAGATTCCTTTCAATTGCCTGAACATCCTGCTGTTGAGTCTTATGATTTGAAGAATGTAGAGGTTGAGGACGCGGTTGTTGATGGAAATCGCGTTACTTTTCAGAATCTTTCCTCGGAAATCAGGTTCTTTGATGAGAATGAGGATTATCAAGCCCTTCTAATGGAGATTCTAGAGATGAAAAATCTGGAATTGGCTGACGAGATCAAGAAAATACGTCTACCTTCGGATAAGTCGATGGTTCCAGAATTGCTTGATAGACTTCGTACGGTGCGAGACGAGTTGGAGGAGGCTGGTGAGGAGATGCAGGAGCTTCAGGATGAATTGGACGAGTTGGTGCTGGACCTGTACGGGTTTGAGGATGAGGAGAGGGAGTTGATTCGTGAGCGTACGGATACGCCGAGTAATCCGTTGGATACTCGGATGGTGATTACGGAGTAG
- a CDS encoding RNA-guided endonuclease InsQ/TnpB family protein: MKKSLRQNLRSLDREEYQILRKMSRLSKNLYNRHLYEVRQHYFDNGEYLNYYNTYNQIKSNENYELLPSQAAQQTMKQADKGFQSFFKLIEKKKEGKYQANCSPPNYLEKDGFHPITFPNQSFQLKEDYIRVGVPKQFREEYGFSRKEIRIPFTYEEVRQSEIKQLQILPKSNAEYFEYRIIYEEDAEEVETEEETFLSIDLGVDNLATCVDHSGRSFILDGRALKSTNRWYNKRRAKLQSIKDKQGIERETNRMQRIRRKRENKIHDYFNKAVRGLVDYCVEHRIEKVIVGDAKGWKKDSDLGDRTNQSFSSIPHDKFKQKLKHKLEEKGIEFKLQNESHTSKCSFLDNEPVEHHEEYVGTRRNRGLFVASDGTELNADVNAAANIARKHKGKPNTELFDSSVDGVESVVNTPERIRKPDFCQVSTWA, encoded by the coding sequence ATGAAAAAATCGCTGCGTCAAAATCTTCGAAGTCTGGATAGAGAAGAATATCAGATTCTGCGGAAGATGTCTAGACTCTCTAAGAATCTCTACAACAGACATCTCTACGAGGTTCGACAGCACTACTTTGACAACGGCGAGTACCTGAACTACTACAACACCTACAACCAGATCAAGAGCAACGAAAACTACGAATTACTGCCGTCACAGGCAGCACAACAGACGATGAAGCAAGCCGACAAAGGATTTCAGTCGTTCTTCAAGCTTATAGAAAAGAAGAAAGAAGGAAAATATCAAGCTAACTGCTCTCCGCCAAATTATTTGGAGAAAGACGGTTTTCATCCCATTACATTTCCAAATCAATCTTTTCAGCTCAAAGAGGACTATATCCGGGTAGGTGTACCGAAGCAGTTCAGAGAAGAATACGGCTTCAGCCGAAAAGAGATCCGGATACCGTTCACCTATGAAGAGGTGCGGCAGTCAGAGATCAAGCAATTACAGATACTGCCGAAATCCAATGCCGAATACTTCGAATACCGAATCATCTACGAAGAAGATGCAGAAGAGGTTGAGACAGAAGAAGAGACATTCCTCTCGATTGATCTTGGTGTCGATAACTTGGCAACATGTGTTGACCATTCTGGACGCTCATTCATACTGGATGGGCGTGCTTTGAAATCAACGAACAGATGGTACAACAAACGTAGAGCAAAGCTACAGAGCATCAAAGATAAGCAAGGAATCGAACGCGAAACCAACCGTATGCAGCGAATCCGCAGAAAACGAGAGAACAAAATCCATGACTACTTCAACAAAGCTGTTCGTGGCTTGGTCGACTACTGTGTTGAACACAGGATTGAGAAAGTGATCGTTGGAGATGCAAAAGGATGGAAAAAGGATAGCGATCTCGGTGACAGAACCAATCAAAGCTTCAGTTCTATTCCGCATGACAAGTTCAAGCAGAAGCTGAAACACAAGTTAGAGGAGAAAGGTATCGAGTTCAAGCTACAGAATGAATCGCATACCAGTAAGTGCAGCTTCCTCGACAACGAACCAGTAGAGCACCACGAAGAGTACGTTGGTACTCGAAGGAATCGTGGTTTGTTCGTTGCATCGGACGGGACAGAGTTGAACGCGGATGTGAATGCAGCTGCGAACATAGCAAGGAAACACAAAGGTAAGCCAAATACAGAGCTATTCGATAGTTCTGTGGATGGTGTAGAGAGCGTTGTGAACACGCCTGAACGAATAAGGAAACCTGACTTCTGTCAGGTTAGCACGTGGGCATGA
- a CDS encoding histone produces the protein MTNDTEFSTARGRKLLKSETNKRVTEEAADKNAKLMQEYGTEIAERAIEIAEHAGRKTVRGGDVKEAVRQLR, from the coding sequence ATGACTAATGACACTGAATTCTCTACGGCTCGCGGCCGCAAACTGCTAAAATCAGAGACGAACAAGCGGGTGACTGAGGAAGCCGCTGACAAGAACGCTAAGTTGATGCAGGAGTATGGCACTGAGATCGCGGAACGGGCTATTGAGATTGCGGAGCATGCTGGTCGGAAGACGGTTCGCGGCGGCGATGTAAAGGAAGCTGTCCGGCAGCTACGCTAA